A single Methylosinus sp. H3A DNA region contains:
- a CDS encoding IS5 family transposase (programmed frameshift) yields MGDLFLLSEAEMARISPHFPLAHGVPRVDDRRVVSGIVYVIKNGLQWKDAPKEYGPPKTLYNRFIRWSRLGVFDRIFAALAGEGPKPERIMIDSTHLKAHRTAASLLKKGLFSRCIGRTKGGLNSKLHVVCDGAGKPLVMMLTEGQMSDHKGARPMLDALPPSSALIADRGYDSDWFRRALAERGTEPCIPPTKSRKKPLDYDKALYRQRHKIENLFAKLKDWRRIATRYDRCAHAFFSAICIAAAVAFYLNQ; encoded by the exons ATGGGTGATTTGTTTTTGCTGAGCGAAGCGGAGATGGCGCGAATTTCCCCTCACTTTCCCTTGGCGCACGGCGTGCCGCGGGTGGACGACCGCCGCGTGGTCAGCGGGATCGTCTACGTCATCAAGAATGGCCTGCAATGGAAGGACGCCCCGAAGGAGTATGGGCCGCCCAAGACGCTCTACAATCGCTTCATCCGTTGGAGCCGGCTCGGCGTCTTCGATCGTATCTTCGCCGCGCTCGCGGGAGAAGGGCCGAAGCCGGAGCGGATCATGATCGACTCCACTCATCTGAAAGCGCATCGGACGGCGGCGAGCCTCCTAAAAAAGGGGCTCT TTTCCCGCTGTATCGGCCGCACGAAAGGCGGGCTGAACTCCAAGCTCCACGTCGTTTGCGACGGCGCCGGCAAGCCGCTTGTCATGATGTTGACCGAAGGGCAGATGAGCGATCACAAAGGCGCGAGGCCGATGCTCGACGCGCTGCCGCCGTCCTCGGCCCTGATCGCAGATCGCGGCTACGACAGCGACTGGTTTCGGCGAGCGCTCGCGGAACGCGGGACCGAGCCCTGCATTCCGCCGACAAAGAGCCGTAAGAAGCCTCTCGATTACGACAAGGCGCTCTACCGGCAACGTCATAAGATCGAGAACCTCTTCGCCAAGCTCAAAGACTGGCGGCGCATCGCCACCCGTTACGATCGATGCGCGCACGCCTTCTTCTCCGCCATATGCATCGCCGCCGCTGTCGCCTTCTATCTCAATCAATGA